A stretch of the Cyprinus carpio isolate SPL01 chromosome B4, ASM1834038v1, whole genome shotgun sequence genome encodes the following:
- the LOC109082942 gene encoding heat shock 70 kDa protein 14, translated as MAAIGVHFGYTCACVAVFKDGRADVVANDAGDRVTPAVVAYRDTEQIVGIAAKQGRIRNATNTVVKVKQILGRRYDDPDAQAHREESKCIVVNKSDLPRYEIDTGETTKYVSPEDVAKLIFHKMKETAQSALGSDVKDAVITVPFEFGEMQKNALRQAAESAGFNVLRLIHEPSAALLAYGIGQDSPLGKSHVLVYKLGGTSLSVTVLEVNSGMYRVLATQTDHRTGGESFTYELAQHLAAEFKKTFKQDVTGNPRAMLKLMNSADMAKHTLSTLGSANSFVDSLYDGMDFECNVSRARFELICSSLFNKSIQPIKSLLEQVNLSTSDINKVVLCGGSARIPKLQQMIRDLFPDVELLNSIPPDEVIPVGAAMQAGILVGKDSLALREDSITVDCAASDITVKEVDDSGEEVFTVLFPSGTPLPARRQHTLQGPGSLSSVSLELYQAQRPIAQIVLRDLEPKEELHDIVTVLTMKRDGSLHVTCTEQGSGRSEAITIETAAAAS; from the exons ATGGCTGCCATCGGGGTGCACTTTGGATACACATGTGCCTGTGTTGCCGTATTTAAG GATGGGCGAGCAGATGTTGTGGCAAATGATGCAGGGGACAGAGTCACTCCAGCTGTGGTCGCATACAGAGACACTGAACAG attgtGGGAATCGCTGCTAAGCAGGGCAGAATACGAAATGCCACCAATACAGTTGTCAAAGTGAAGCAGATCCTGGGAAGACG TTATGATGACCCAGATGCTCAGGCACACAGAGAAGAAAGCAAATGCATT GTTGTCAACAAGAGCGACCTGCCCAGATATGAAATCGACACAGGAGAAACGACCAAGTATGTGTCACCTGAAGATGTAGCTAAATTGATCTTCCATAAAATGAAAG AGACGGCCCAGTCGGCCTTGGGTTCGGATGTGAAAGACGCTGTCATAACAGTGCCTTTTGAGTTCGGAGAGATGCAGAAGAATGCACTCAG GCAAGCTGCAGAAAGTGCCGGGTTCAATGTGCTGAGGCTGATCCACGAGCCCTCCGCTGCTCTTCTAGCTTATGGAATCGGGCAGGACTCACCGTTGGGAAAAAG TCATGTGCTGGTGTACAAACTCGGAGGCACGTCGCTCAGCGTCACTGTCCTGGAGGTGAACAGCGGAATGTACCGGGTGCTGGCCACACAGACGGATCACAGGACCGGAGGAGAGAGCTTCACATATGAGCTCGCACAGCACCTCGCTGCAGAGTTCAAAAA GACTTTTAAACAGGATGTGACGGGTAACCCCAGGGCGATGCTAAAGCTCATGAATAGCGCTGATATGGCCAAACACACTCTCTCCACCCTGGGCAGTGCAAACAGCTTTGTGGACTCGCTCTATGATGGCATGGATTTTGAGTGCAATGTTTCTCG AGCCCGTTTCGAGCTAATATGCTCCAGTCTCTTTAATAAGAGCATTCAGCCAATTAAAAGTCTTCTCGAGCAAGTAAACCTGTCCACCTCTGACATAAACAAG GTGGTTTTATGTGGAGGATCAGCTCGTATCCCGAAGTTGCAGCAGATGATCAGGGATTTGTTCCCAGACGTGGAGCTGCTGAACTCCATCCCCCCGGATGAGGTGATTCCGGTCGGCGCTGCCATGCAGGCGGGCATCCTGGTCGGAAAAGACAGCCTGGCACTTAGAGAAGATTCCATCACTGTGGACTGTGCTGCCAGCGACATCACGGTTAAG GAAGTGGATGACTCCGGAGAGGAGGTTTTCACGGTTTTGTTTCCATCTGGCACACCTCTCCCTGCCCGCCGCCAGCACACGCTACAGGGTCCTGGCAGTCTGTCATCAGTGAGTCTGGAGCTGTACCAAGCACAGCGACCAATCGCACAG ATTGTACTTAGAGACTTGGAACCTAAAGAGGAGCTGCATGACATTGTCACAGTGCTGACAATGAAGAG ggaTGGTTCACTGCATGTTACGTGCACAGAGCAGGGCAGTGGCAGATCTGAGGCCATTACCATAGAAACGGCTGCTGCAGCATCTTAA